The Pseudomonas eucalypticola genome has a window encoding:
- a CDS encoding PLP-dependent aminotransferase family protein produces MELHITFQGRKDLSEQLYRQLRDAIDSGRLAAGTQVPPTRLLATQLGVSRKTVAEAYSRLTYDSRLSGRVGSGTFVSPRLAAPHPAQPPSPLASAAVVAMWRDMPMPMSHAAAQTRARYDFIGGASLKSQFPFDTWRRCTLYALRQCTRSASLHGDPQGLPELREAVARHIGFARGVQASVDSVLITNGAQQALDLVSRVLIEPGCRVVMEDPGYPPARLLFAAQRAEVVNVPVDEEGLRVDLIPDGTRLIYVTPSHQFPLGMPMSLARRHALLARAAELGAIIIEDDYDSEFRYQGPPTDSLQSLDSQGLVAYLGTFSKTLLPELRLGYAVLPQVLLQAVRVAKQLSDWHTPTLNQWALAKFINEGELLKHIRRCFEVYSGRRERILQRLGDDLAPWLQAVPAVAGYHLSALAHVPVDLPLLVQVARQAEVGLYPLMPFYGQAPAKQGLLFGFGAIERLDIDPALDRVQGILQQLAPA; encoded by the coding sequence ATGGAACTGCACATCACCTTTCAGGGCCGCAAGGACCTGAGCGAACAGCTTTACCGGCAACTGCGCGATGCCATCGACAGCGGTCGCCTGGCCGCTGGCACGCAAGTACCCCCTACCCGTTTGCTGGCCACGCAGTTGGGCGTGTCGCGCAAGACCGTGGCCGAGGCCTATTCACGCCTGACCTACGACAGTCGCTTGAGCGGCCGTGTGGGCAGTGGCACCTTCGTCAGCCCCCGCCTCGCCGCCCCTCACCCCGCGCAACCGCCCTCGCCGCTGGCCAGCGCCGCCGTCGTGGCCATGTGGCGGGACATGCCCATGCCCATGAGCCATGCCGCCGCGCAAACCCGCGCCCGCTACGACTTCATCGGCGGCGCGTCATTGAAAAGCCAGTTTCCGTTCGATACCTGGCGCCGTTGCACCCTCTATGCGCTGCGCCAGTGCACGCGCTCGGCGTCGCTGCACGGCGATCCTCAAGGGTTGCCGGAGTTGCGCGAAGCCGTGGCCCGGCATATCGGTTTCGCCCGCGGCGTGCAGGCCAGCGTCGACAGCGTACTGATCACCAACGGCGCGCAGCAGGCCCTGGACCTCGTCTCCCGGGTGCTGATCGAACCCGGCTGCCGGGTGGTGATGGAGGACCCGGGCTACCCGCCGGCACGCTTGCTGTTTGCCGCCCAGCGCGCTGAGGTGGTCAACGTGCCCGTGGATGAAGAGGGGCTGCGCGTGGACCTGATCCCCGATGGCACCCGGCTGATCTACGTCACCCCTTCCCACCAGTTCCCCCTGGGCATGCCCATGAGCCTGGCCCGCCGCCACGCCCTGCTGGCCAGGGCCGCCGAGCTGGGTGCCATTATCATCGAGGACGACTACGACAGCGAGTTCCGCTATCAGGGCCCGCCCACCGATTCCCTGCAGAGCCTGGACAGCCAGGGACTGGTGGCCTACCTGGGCACCTTCTCCAAGACCCTGTTGCCCGAACTGCGGCTGGGCTACGCGGTACTGCCCCAGGTGCTGTTGCAGGCCGTGCGGGTGGCCAAGCAACTGAGCGATTGGCACACCCCCACGCTCAACCAGTGGGCGCTGGCGAAGTTCATCAACGAGGGGGAATTGCTCAAGCACATTCGCCGCTGCTTCGAGGTGTACAGCGGTCGCCGGGAACGCATCCTGCAGCGCCTGGGCGATGACCTGGCGCCATGGTTGCAGGCAGTGCCGGCGGTGGCCGGCTACCATTTGAGCGCACTGGCCCACGTGCCGGTGGACCTGCCCCTGCTGGTTCAGGTGGCGCGCCAGGCAGAAGTCGGGCTCTACCCATTGATGCCGTTTTATGGCCAGGCACCCGCCAAGCAAGGGTTGCTATTCGGGTTCGGCGCCATAGAGCGCCTGGACATCGACCCGGCGCTGGACCGGGTGCAGGGTATCCTTCAACAATTGGCCCCTGCATAA
- a CDS encoding carboxymuconolactone decarboxylase family protein, protein MSTRIEWAKQAPDAYKAMVGLEMALAKSGLESDLLELVRLRASQLNGCAYCINMHANDARKAGETEARLQTLSVWQETPFFTPRERAALAWVESLTLLSIHHAPQDQYQALLEHFSEVEVVNLTLAIATINAWNRFGVGFAMVPQA, encoded by the coding sequence ATGAGCACTCGCATCGAATGGGCCAAGCAAGCCCCCGACGCCTACAAAGCCATGGTCGGCCTGGAAATGGCCCTGGCCAAGTCCGGCCTGGAAAGCGACCTGCTGGAACTGGTGCGCCTGCGCGCTTCGCAACTGAACGGCTGTGCCTACTGCATCAACATGCACGCCAATGACGCCCGTAAGGCCGGCGAAACCGAAGCCCGCCTGCAGACCCTCTCGGTGTGGCAGGAAACCCCGTTCTTCACTCCCCGCGAGCGCGCCGCCCTGGCCTGGGTGGAAAGCCTGACGCTGCTGTCCATCCACCATGCCCCCCAGGACCAGTACCAGGCGCTGCTGGAGCACTTCAGCGAAGTGGAAGTGGTCAACCTGACCCTGGCCATCGCTACCATCAATGCCTGGAACCGCTTTGGCGTAGGCTTTGCGATGGTGCCCCAGGCTTGA
- the copD gene encoding copper homeostasis membrane protein CopD has protein sequence MSALVAVRFVHFCVVLLVFGTLLFRPLLLGEPRQQARMRQWLDPLLCLLAGIGLITAVAWLMLTTADMTGNWQSALQGDMVMKVLTQTFFGKAWFVHLFASLVLLMCLRIPLRLPAWLPMGLSTVQLATLAPVGHAAMLSGLPGVLLIFNQLVHLLCVAGWMGALLLLIFVQARPAGHDLRGTLLRFSRYGLILVAGIIVTGLINVRALTGTLWPTPLTGGFALVLAVKASLVTCMLLLAVFNRAALNNQRIALSTLRQTVLVEWLCGLAAIAAVSLLGTLSPVPLV, from the coding sequence GCTTTGGTCGCGGTTCGTTTTGTGCATTTCTGCGTGGTGCTGCTGGTGTTCGGCACACTGCTTTTCCGTCCTTTGCTGCTGGGCGAGCCGCGCCAGCAGGCGCGCATGCGCCAGTGGCTCGACCCGCTGTTATGCCTGCTGGCGGGCATTGGCCTCATCACAGCGGTGGCCTGGCTGATGCTGACCACCGCCGACATGACCGGCAACTGGCAGTCGGCCCTGCAAGGCGACATGGTCATGAAGGTGCTGACCCAGACCTTCTTCGGCAAGGCCTGGTTCGTGCACCTGTTCGCCAGCCTGGTGCTGCTGATGTGCCTGCGCATCCCGCTGCGCCTGCCGGCGTGGCTGCCCATGGGCTTGAGCACGGTGCAACTGGCGACCCTGGCTCCCGTGGGCCACGCCGCCATGCTCAGTGGGCTGCCCGGCGTGCTGCTGATTTTCAACCAGTTGGTGCACCTGTTGTGCGTGGCCGGGTGGATGGGCGCGCTGTTGCTGTTGATCTTCGTACAAGCCAGGCCGGCCGGCCATGACCTGCGCGGCACCCTGCTACGCTTCAGCCGCTACGGCCTGATACTGGTGGCGGGCATTATCGTCACCGGGCTGATCAACGTGCGGGCATTGACCGGCACGTTGTGGCCCACGCCCCTGACGGGTGGGTTTGCCCTGGTGCTGGCGGTCAAGGCATCACTGGTGACCTGCATGCTGCTGCTGGCTGTGTTCAACCGCGCGGCATTGAATAACCAGCGCATCGCCCTGAGCACCCTGCGCCAGACCGTACTGGTGGAGTGGCTGTGTGGCCTGGCGGCCATCGCCGCGGTGTCACTGCTGGGCACCCTGAGCCCCGTGCCGCTGGTGTAG